GCGTGATCGCGCTCAGTCTGGGAACGATTGCAGCAATACTGAATTGGATGTTACAGTTCTCTATCCCGTTCAGGTCAACACTCGTATACACCGAGCCAATCATTCAACGGCTGTTCACACAGCCATATGGATTACAAACTTGGCAACATGCAGTGGCAGCAGGGCTGCTCCTGATCATTTCGACAGTATTCAGTGACCTTGACGATCACATTGACAGAGACACAGAGAGCTAAAAGAACGAAACGACAGATGGAAGATCAGACCAGATCACGAGTCGTCGCCAATTGCTTCCGTCGCCTGGAGCGCCTGTCGAATGTAAAAATCTTTTTCATCACCATCATCTGCGTGCAACGCCTCTTCAAGCTGCTGGCAAACAGCGTCGCGTGGATCAAACGAGAGGTGATCGTTGTTCTGTGAATTCATTTACTATCTATGTGGTCACCTCATCGATAAAAAATATTGTGGTTAAGCAGTCAACTGTCTCGGGGGTCAAGTCCCGAGGCTTCCCCGTTTTGGGTCTGCACCACACCCGCAGGCGAATTTGATTCCCCTCGACCTTCCCGAAATAGGTCGGCTGGAAGTCACACCCGAACACGCCGATGTGTCCGTGAGGGTCTGGGCCTCCACCAGCCCACGACAACTCCAGTCTCACCGCAAGTAGCAGGTTTTGAGAGGAGTCGCAGTTCCAAACCTATCCAACGACCAGCAAAGAACGAGAGATCTTCTCATTCATACTTTGAGAGGTCGTTTTCTGGCCGTTGTGTATGCATTGCACCTCAAACCAGTTAAATTTATGGTAGATTATAACGGCCTTCGCCCTCGGGTGGCAAGTCGTTCGAGAATCGGAGATTCTCATGATCACAAAAACCGAAGGATTTCCGACGACTCCGAGGCACACTGCCTATTTCTCTGTAGGTCGGCGTATGTTGACATATGGGAAATGTTTAAGTAAATGACAAATATATGTAAATAATACATGGATGAGGATTCTTTTCGGTCAAATGACACCTATCAAGAGCGATATAATAAGTTAGTTGAAAACCTTCATGATCCGATCATGGAGGCTAATATTACTGACCGAGGTTTTACAATTCACCGTGTGAACGATGCGTTCGTTGATGTCTTTGGTTATGCAGATATCTCTGGCAATTCAGTAATTGAGCAAATTGTGCCAGCTTGGAAACGAGAACAGGCAAAGGAGATCAGGGATCGACTGTCAGCAGGAGAGACCGTCAGCAAACAGCTAACATTGGAGACAAGCGATGGGCTCAAAGAATTTTTGTTCAGAGGCGTTCCGCTTGAGGATGAGCAATACGATGTTGATGTCGTTAGTGTCTATACTGATATTTCAGAGACGATCGAAAACCGTCGACAACTGCGAGTGATGAATCGAGTTCTACGTCACAATTTGCGAAATAAGTCAAATATTATCAGTGGACATGTGGCACAACTACTCGCTGAACTCCCAGAGCAAGATCAGCAGCACACGGAGGTAGGGGCAAAGATTGAGCGATCCGCGAATAGTCTTATGGACTTATCAGAGGAAGCACATCGAATTCGAAAAATCATTTCCTCAGAGTCAGTGACCCAGTCAGTTGACTGTGTGCCACATGTACAGCGAGTCGTTCAAGATATGCAACAGCAGTATCCGTCCGCTGAGATTCAACTCGATTTGCCTGATGTGCTTCGTGTCAGCGCTGATCAGACACTCTGGATGGTGTTTGAGAGTGCAGTTGAAAATGCAATCGAGCACAACATAGCTACAGAACCGCAGGTGATAATTGAATGTGAGCAAGTGACTGCCGATGGTTGGGTTGAAATTCAGATTAATGACAATGGCCCCAAAATTCCAGACGAAGAGCGGAAGATCCTCAACAGCAATAAAGCTATTACACAAACACAACACGGAACCGGTCTTGGTCTGTGGTTGATTAACTGGGCGGTGCGATCCTATGGAGGACGAGTGACTGTGGAACGAAGTGACATCGGCGGGAACAGTGTGCAAATACGATTACTACAAGCACCAGCACAGGACTGACATTGACTTCCTCCACACAACTGAAATCGGAGGGCTCTCACATTGAGATAGCTAGTTTGCGACCGACGAGTACCAGCTAAGTTAGGCAGCTGTTGTTCTTACTCGTTAGTAGGAATGAAAATACAACGATACTGTCCACAATTCAATGCGTTATTGCAAATGGAACGGGTTTGTTGCACGTTCTGAACCGAATAACGAAATCATATTACCAACAACGGTAATCACGACTCCGGTGACAGGTGTCGTCACCGGAAAGGACCTCTAGCCCCGTCCCCCTCTTTCGTCGTTTGTCGTCGTTTGCTAGAACATACATACAACTAACCGTACAACACTAACATAACCAAACTAACATGATCTAGTTAGTTGCCTGAGAGATGAACCCTTCTCAGGGGTGAAATTTGCCCCGGGGACATGTTCATCCGGTGACGACACTTGTCCCCGGACTGGATTGATCACTATCCATTGAGTGTGACTCTCCGGGAATCTCTGCGTCATTCGGGATAATGATGCGTCGCTCTTTGTAGGTCAACCCGTCTGTCCGTCGCGTCTTTTTCTTCACCTGAATTCGATTCCGCGTGAGCATATGCATCACGTCGATAATCCGTGAGACTAACTTCTTCGCGTATTCTTGGCTCACGTCTGAGCGTTCTCGAATAATCCACATCTTGAGATCAGATGCAGACACATACTCACGGACGTTTTTACACCCACGTTTCCATGGACTATGCCGATTACCTCGAGAAGCCCACAGTTCCGCTGCTAACTCCTCAGCATCCGAGTTTGTGGTTCGATTAAACGTCTCCTCGTCCATCCGGTTTAATTTCTGAATCGGTAATAGGTCTTCATATGGAAGGGCATCAGGGCCATTTGCTTCGATATCATCTGGGAGATCTTTGGCTTTGTAGAAGACTTCACCGTCTCGATTGATTGTCTTTAATTGGTCAGGCCCGTCCGGCAGCAGATCCGGCATAACGTGGTCTTTCCGGAGTTTACTGCCCTTTTGGAGTTCTTTACTGTGCAGTTCACAGAGCATGTCTCGGTATTGATCGATCCACTCGGTGACCCAACCTTCTTGCTTGGATTCAAGATCAATAATTGTCGAATTGAGCTCATCTAATTCTTCATTCGTTTCTTCAAGTTCTTCACGTAGTTCGTCGTTTTCTTCGCGTAATTCCTCGTTGGCTTCTTTCAACTCAGCAATCTCGTCTTTTAGCGAATCAATTTGAGCTTCCTTTGCTTCAAGTTGATCGGTGAGCTTGATTACCTGCGATTCAAGCGAATCAACACGAGAAACAAGATCACTCATCACAACCACCTCTGGTAGTAGCAAAAGCAGCCTGCTGTGCTGGGTTGGTGGCAATGGTATATGCTAGCGATACACCTGTTCGTGCGAGACATTGATAGTCTCGTAGCGAATTGCTTTGCATGGCTTCCGTACCTCGGATACGGGAGCCGTCGCAGGCTGGTGTCACCGCACCGGCCTGCAACTTCTCACTAATTCTGACCCGCTGTCAGAAACAAGTGTCTCCCGATAATTCCATATCACTTAGCCGAGACTATAAAACCTCAGGAAAGCGCCTTGGTAGGGCCCGCTGATTAGATGGTCAATGAGATTAGTAAGACTGTACGAGAGGAACAGACCGGCTGAAGTACATCGACTGATAGAGTCAATCCTTATTTATCCTCATCTCAAAGTTACAATGACTACGATCGTGCAGATGCACCGCTTATCGACAGAGACGAACACTGAGTCGTCATCTGGCCGGAGTCTACGAGAGGACACAAGAGCGGTGACGCCACTAATTGGATTTATTTTATTATTTGGAATTGCAGTTGTTGCGTTTGCCGGGTACCAAGCAACAACAGTACCGGAGCAAAATCTGCAGACGGAGTTTCAGCATCACCAAGATGTACAAGACGACATGATTGATGTTCGGTCGGGGATACTATCAGCAGCAGAAGGATCCGACACGTTTCGTTCGATTAAGCTCGGGACAACGTATCGAGATCGGATCTTTGCAGTTAATCCATCAAATCCTGCTGGAACAATAGAGACATCAGATCCGTATCCAGTGTTAGTCACCGATGGCGACTCACTTGCTCCGATCGGTGCGCCGATTAGTGACAGGTTTGATACAGAGAAAGATCCGATCACTCGATTATTGACTTATGAAAATCAGTACAGAGAGTTCGAGGCAGGACCAATTACATACGACAATTCACTGGTGTATCAGGATGACAGAGATCGGGGTGGAAATATTGTAGAACGTGCTGAGCCTCGGATTGTCAGAGACGAAGAGGTTCAGATTGGAACATTACAAAACGAGTTTTCAAGATCAGGGATTGATCGAGCCAACATTGATCTGATCGGTGAATCTGCTGAGTTCCAAGATGACGGTAACACTGACAGTGCTAATGTCTGGCTTCCAACCAAGATTGATACAGAGAATGCCGAGCTCTGGGAAGACGAGTTTACAGACAGTGACCTAGTTCAGTTCAATGGGATTACTGAAGATTACTTTGATCCGGGGGTCCATCGACTGGAGGTTATCGTACAGGATGTAGACGCACTTAACCTTGGAACAGTCGGTGTCAACGGTGCTCCAGACGATAGTGTCGACGAACTTGATCCAGAACCGCGGTTGGCAAATCTTGACATCGATAATCAGGGGCCAACAGCTGTTATCGATTCGGGCATAGAGAATATTGATGTTGATGTAGATGTGCTAAGTCTTGGATCACAAGCAGAAGATCCACATGTAGTCACCCTACAGATTGGTGAGGACGAAGGAATCGAGGAGACAGTGGAGGCAAACAGCCCTGAATTTGGCCAATTTGAGCCAGTGAGTTTCAGCGATGTTGACGTGGGGGATCTCGATGGGGATGAGACATATAATGTCACAGTATCCATTGACGATGAAACGGATGCTATTACAGGAGAACTCGGAATACTACCAGAAGAGGAATCGCCGGTGGACATCAAAATAGGTGACCTAAACAATAATCAAGACGGACAAACACAGATCTTCACGTTCAGTAATCTTAACGAAGCTCTAGAGGAAGGTGATGATAACGAAGCTCTAGAGGAAGGTGATGAAATCGTCGTCGATCTCAGTGGTATTCCACAAAGCGAGATTGACTATAGTATACCACCAGGGCAGGGCCCAGATAATGCAGAATTAGTGCGCGATGGACAAAGTGCAGGTGCACAAGTGACCAGCATCATATACACGATTGACGAAGAAGAAGGAGATGAGGTTACCATTGAGCTCGACCAAGTAGACGTCACAGACGCAGAAGATGGATACACTGTTCCAGTTGACATTGCTGGAACACTTACAGAAGGAAGCTTCAATGTAATTCAGTTATTCAATGCTGAACTCGATGACAAAGGTTTTGCAAAAGAGGGGATCTATGATGGGGAGAACCATGTCAGCGATGATTTGTCTGAGTTAGATGGGTCAAGCGACACTGGTGAGCAACTAAATGCCCTATCGACCGAATCAGAGATTGAGGAAGTTGATATTGACGATGAGTATGCAGGATTTAATCTTGAGGGAACTGGAGAATTAGTAATTGAAGACCGGCTACGAGTGAATGATGTCACCGGAGATGTCCAACTCTATGCTGGGGACAATATTAATATCGAAGATGGGGATATTGAGATAACCGACAAAGTAGAGGGTGACGTCAGGATATATACTGGCGGCGACTTAGATCTCAACGAGAATGACATCGACGTTGAAGATATTGACGAGGATGTTGAAATACGTGCAGAGGGAGATGTTGACGCTGACAATATCGATATCTCAGATGTCGGCGGTTCCGTTCAGATTACTGCTGGAGAAAATATAGATGTCGATAATAACATCGACATTGAAGATATTGACGAGGATGTTGAAATACGTGCAGAGGGAGATGTTGACGCTGACAATATCGATATCTCAGATGTCGGCGGTTCCGTTCAGATTACTGCTGGAGAAAATATAGATGTCGATAATAACATCGACATTGAAGATATTGATGGGGATGTTGAGATAGAAGCTGAAGGTAATATAGATGCTGAGAATATTGATATCTCAACAGGAGACAGTGACGAGATAAGTGGGGATATTCATGTCGGAGCCGGGAACAATATACATGCTGAAGATATTGATATTTCACCAGGAGACAGTGGTGAGATAGGCGGAGACGTTGAAATACATGCAGAGGGAGATATTAACGCTGACAATATCGATATCTCAGATGTAGACGGGTCGGTTCAGATTACTGTTGGTGATATGATAGATACAGATGGTGACATGACGATAGATAATATCGAAGAGAATGTTGACATACGAGCTGGGAGCTCCATAGAAGTTGGCGAAGATGGCGGCAGGGGAGACGTTACACTCGGAAGCAACGATCCAATTGACGGAGATATCTCAGTAACAGCAGGTAAGGACATTCGTGCTGGGGTCGACGTAGGCGAGTTTACTGGAGACCTCGCAATTGGTGCTGATAGTGAAATAGCAACCGGAGATCAGGGGATCTCAGTTACTCCGGATGAGAAAGATACCGGGACAATCTCAATAGAGGCTGCAGAGATTGGTGGAGAGAAAATAGAAGTTGATGTCGATGAGGATGTGACAACAGATGAAGTACTCATAGAGAGTACTGGAGACATCATACCTGAGGAGATTACCGTCAGTGACATCAACGATGATCTCCAAATTCAGGCCAGCGGAGA
This portion of the Salinarchaeum sp. IM2453 genome encodes:
- a CDS encoding ATP-binding protein, which translates into the protein MDEDSFRSNDTYQERYNKLVENLHDPIMEANITDRGFTIHRVNDAFVDVFGYADISGNSVIEQIVPAWKREQAKEIRDRLSAGETVSKQLTLETSDGLKEFLFRGVPLEDEQYDVDVVSVYTDISETIENRRQLRVMNRVLRHNLRNKSNIISGHVAQLLAELPEQDQQHTEVGAKIERSANSLMDLSEEAHRIRKIISSESVTQSVDCVPHVQRVVQDMQQQYPSAEIQLDLPDVLRVSADQTLWMVFESAVENAIEHNIATEPQVIIECEQVTADGWVEIQINDNGPKIPDEERKILNSNKAITQTQHGTGLGLWLINWAVRSYGGRVTVERSDIGGNSVQIRLLQAPAQD